In Marispirochaeta aestuarii, the following proteins share a genomic window:
- a CDS encoding Wadjet anti-phage system protein JetD domain-containing protein gives MISPEELRSRLLTRYPEFLKLVVTGESVFPYRPRVNLKIDFSQYNEAVRQIRKLETQAKEQKGFGYVIEFKTVRTRKFGTQTIPKAILFETPEDLFRFIGKKAEVAALFEAIDLTRKTIAVPDPWLCRNIPMILRYLDRWPDILRTAHQLSELHTNTDLRGLNRRTLPISLDTKFIERNRTPIQKILEEMGRESLDLDSPIYSSDFFVWTRFYEAAYSFYNADMGIFPVEEFSTMELPAERILVIENKACFIRPLPPLITSILKRESQETTLLIWGQGNACQRLKEVPWLMRKNLYYWGDMDLHGLAILGRFRSIFPHTLSAGMDLATYKHYTKFAVPGGSLDRGSWYDYLNLDEKELADYLIEHPEISRIEQERVR, from the coding sequence ATGATAAGCCCCGAAGAACTGCGAAGCAGATTGTTAACCCGCTACCCTGAATTCCTGAAACTGGTTGTCACCGGGGAATCTGTCTTCCCTTACCGGCCGAGGGTCAATCTCAAAATTGATTTCAGTCAATATAACGAGGCGGTAAGGCAGATCCGGAAGCTGGAAACGCAGGCCAAAGAACAAAAGGGATTCGGGTACGTCATTGAGTTCAAAACCGTCCGGACAAGGAAATTCGGAACTCAGACCATCCCCAAGGCGATTCTCTTCGAAACACCGGAGGACCTTTTCCGGTTTATCGGGAAAAAAGCTGAGGTAGCCGCTCTTTTTGAGGCGATCGATCTTACCCGAAAGACTATCGCCGTACCAGACCCATGGCTGTGCCGAAACATTCCAATGATTCTACGTTACCTCGACAGATGGCCGGATATTCTCCGCACGGCGCATCAACTATCGGAGCTTCATACCAACACCGATCTGAGAGGGCTCAACCGTCGAACCCTTCCCATCAGCCTTGACACCAAGTTTATTGAGCGGAACAGAACCCCCATACAGAAAATACTGGAAGAGATGGGAAGAGAATCCCTTGATCTGGATAGTCCGATTTACTCCAGTGATTTTTTTGTCTGGACACGCTTTTATGAAGCGGCGTACTCTTTTTACAATGCCGACATGGGGATCTTCCCCGTGGAAGAATTTTCCACTATGGAACTCCCGGCTGAACGGATCCTTGTAATCGAAAACAAGGCATGTTTTATCCGCCCCCTTCCGCCGCTTATTACATCGATACTGAAAAGAGAATCTCAGGAGACAACCTTGCTTATATGGGGACAGGGGAACGCCTGTCAGCGGCTAAAGGAAGTTCCCTGGCTGATGCGTAAAAACCTGTATTACTGGGGCGATATGGACCTCCACGGACTGGCGATCCTGGGCCGCTTCCGCAGCATATTCCCCCATACCCTTTCGGCAGGAATGGATCTGGCGACGTACAAGCACTATACCAAGTTCGCAGTTCCGGGAGGGTCCCTTGACCGAGGCAGCTGGTACGATTATCTGAACCTGGATGAGAAGGAGCTGGCAGACTACTTGATCGAGCATCCGGAAATATCACGGATAGAACAGGAACGGGTGCGATAG
- a CDS encoding response regulator gives MIRGLIVDDAAIMRLRLREILEPRYEIVAEAGDGNEAIEMYDRYKPDFITLDISMPNTNGMEALEILMQRTPPPRIIIVSAVGQQRLVIKALQGGAKDFVIKPFESPRVLKAVERVMSNGTNPG, from the coding sequence ATGATACGCGGATTAATCGTGGACGACGCCGCAATCATGCGCCTGCGGCTCCGTGAAATTCTCGAACCCAGGTATGAAATCGTGGCGGAGGCCGGAGATGGCAATGAAGCCATTGAAATGTATGACAGATATAAACCGGATTTTATTACCCTGGATATTTCCATGCCCAATACCAATGGTATGGAAGCCCTGGAGATCCTGATGCAGAGAACTCCTCCTCCGCGGATCATAATTGTCAGTGCCGTAGGACAGCAGCGGCTGGTGATAAAAGCACTTCAGGGCGGGGCTAAGGATTTTGTTATTAAACCCTTTGAATCCCCCCGGGTTCTTAAGGCTGTAGAAAGGGTTATGTCTAACGGAACCAATCCCGGATAA
- a CDS encoding ATP-binding protein, producing the protein MRRTWFWALLVFIIFVLLVGAGSSFLTYQRVARLSDLKTQMDETLTKMAQLVNDTYFLLYDSDDIRASREVWRESLENAYIDLNNLSQHPGLQHVDSAISQEIGQIRSSWENTVRNYFSGDQFLLNFLDSKVELNTNDNINSMVSQVSRLISETGVDSGQQEDVYQLNLAYLRLRTGTAQLRVFITSAVEELRGNVQDETDRALEQTFTVSGIVLVLLLLLIVLVLTFSLRVLRQANIDLEEQVRERTRAIQNLLDFSGVGYITFGPDLIINPEISRECNTIFGRSIAGENIAQVLFSSSQRQEDFSDAMALVFSGTSHPEVVFNVLDSKTFINDKTIEMSFRLVDESTIMGQLRDISETEELQRTLERENSQREMVLKAVTSKRYFLSILDDARELFAALEECIVDGNFHADEERKNQIIRDIHTFKANASFLRMARTSKLAHMLEDVLIAQGILSDEEPLGNEIAELKKAFNDEVSSVVEVLGQEWLKGADKIEISLRLLEKTRKFVRDRYPEDKYLIHAIDVLSYLPLSMLFMRLGDMSRDLAATNGKRVNVLIEDNEISVTPEQYQNLLHAVNHILRNMITHGIEFPRHREKAGKNPEGNIKIHSSLEGREIQIRISDDGAGLSVKKITERAREIGWLDDGGSLSTRESVKMIFEPGFSTADTVTAVAGRGFGLAAVKDAIYQIGGKIRVSTAPGRGTTFIIVIPNERMGY; encoded by the coding sequence ATGCGTCGCACGTGGTTTTGGGCATTACTGGTATTTATTATATTCGTATTGCTTGTGGGAGCTGGAAGTTCCTTTCTTACCTATCAGAGGGTAGCCCGCCTGTCGGACTTGAAGACCCAGATGGATGAAACTCTCACAAAAATGGCGCAGCTGGTCAATGATACCTACTTCCTATTGTACGATTCCGACGATATCCGGGCTTCCCGGGAAGTATGGCGGGAATCCCTTGAAAATGCCTATATTGATCTGAATAATTTGTCCCAGCACCCGGGGCTGCAGCACGTGGATTCAGCAATAAGCCAGGAGATAGGCCAGATCAGAAGCTCATGGGAAAATACCGTCAGGAACTATTTCTCCGGTGATCAGTTTCTGTTGAACTTCCTGGATTCCAAGGTTGAATTGAATACCAATGACAATATCAACAGCATGGTTTCCCAGGTTTCGCGGTTGATAAGTGAAACAGGAGTCGATTCAGGGCAGCAGGAGGACGTTTATCAGCTGAATCTGGCGTATTTGAGGCTGAGAACGGGAACAGCCCAGCTGCGGGTGTTTATTACCTCCGCTGTGGAAGAGTTGAGAGGCAATGTCCAGGATGAAACCGACAGAGCGCTGGAACAGACGTTTACTGTGTCCGGTATTGTTCTGGTACTTCTTCTGCTGCTGATCGTTCTTGTTCTGACCTTCAGTTTGCGGGTCCTTCGTCAGGCCAATATCGACCTGGAAGAACAGGTCAGGGAGAGGACCAGGGCCATTCAAAACCTTCTGGACTTTTCCGGGGTGGGGTATATTACCTTCGGACCTGATTTGATCATCAATCCTGAAATCTCACGGGAATGCAATACCATCTTCGGGCGCTCGATCGCGGGGGAGAACATTGCCCAGGTTCTGTTTTCTTCCAGCCAGCGGCAGGAGGATTTCTCCGATGCCATGGCCCTGGTTTTCTCAGGAACCTCCCATCCGGAGGTGGTTTTTAATGTTCTGGATTCCAAGACGTTCATAAATGACAAGACTATTGAAATGAGTTTTCGTCTGGTTGATGAGTCCACAATCATGGGACAGCTCAGGGATATTTCCGAGACTGAAGAACTGCAGAGAACTCTTGAAAGAGAGAACAGCCAGCGGGAAATGGTTCTGAAGGCAGTGACCTCCAAACGCTATTTCCTGAGTATTCTGGATGATGCCAGGGAGCTCTTTGCAGCCCTGGAAGAGTGTATTGTGGACGGTAACTTCCACGCAGATGAAGAGAGAAAAAATCAGATAATCCGTGATATTCACACCTTCAAGGCCAACGCTTCCTTTTTGAGGATGGCCCGGACCTCGAAACTTGCTCACATGCTGGAAGATGTCCTGATTGCCCAGGGCATACTCTCCGACGAGGAACCCCTGGGCAACGAGATTGCCGAGTTGAAAAAGGCTTTTAACGATGAAGTCTCCAGCGTGGTTGAGGTCCTTGGCCAGGAATGGCTTAAAGGGGCGGATAAGATTGAGATCAGCCTGAGATTGCTCGAGAAGACTCGAAAGTTCGTGCGGGATCGCTACCCGGAAGACAAGTATCTGATTCATGCAATCGATGTTCTTTCGTATCTGCCTCTCTCAATGCTGTTCATGCGCCTTGGTGATATGAGCCGGGATCTCGCTGCAACCAACGGGAAAAGGGTGAATGTCCTTATCGAAGACAACGAGATTTCCGTTACACCTGAACAATACCAGAATCTGTTGCATGCGGTTAATCATATCCTTCGAAACATGATAACCCACGGTATTGAATTTCCGAGGCACAGGGAAAAAGCCGGTAAAAACCCCGAAGGTAACATTAAAATCCACTCCAGCCTGGAGGGGCGGGAAATCCAGATCAGGATTTCCGACGACGGGGCCGGTCTTTCCGTGAAAAAGATAACGGAACGGGCCAGGGAGATCGGATGGCTGGACGACGGGGGATCTCTGTCAACCAGGGAGAGTGTTAAGATGATCTTTGAACCGGGGTTTTCAACCGCTGATACTGTGACCGCTGTTGCCGGCCGGGGATTCGGACTGGCTGCGGTAAAAGACGCGATCTATCAGATCGGTGGAAAAATCAGGGTATCCACCGCCCCGGGCAGGGGTACAACCTTTATTATTGTGATTCCAAATGAAAGGATGGGATATTAG
- a CDS encoding DUF4194 domain-containing protein, producing MAEYADFAPLVLKLLKGPLYYDDPHWGELLILQRKAADYLSRIGLELVLSEAEGFAFITQKDGQEDGDLPRLTPRRPLSFEVSLLAILLREELERFDPDKSDSLKVFISLSQIRDKLRVYFPDSGDEVRLIRDLDKHISALERLKYIRTVSAELKSDDPRFEILPIMKARVTPEFIDEFKAKLTDGEK from the coding sequence ATGGCTGAATACGCCGATTTCGCGCCCCTGGTCCTTAAACTACTTAAGGGTCCTCTCTATTACGACGACCCGCATTGGGGAGAACTACTGATATTGCAGCGAAAAGCCGCCGACTACCTCTCCCGTATCGGCCTTGAACTGGTTCTCTCCGAGGCCGAAGGGTTTGCCTTTATTACCCAGAAGGACGGGCAGGAGGACGGGGACCTTCCGCGACTTACTCCGCGCCGGCCTCTTTCCTTCGAAGTCTCCCTGCTTGCGATTCTGTTGAGGGAGGAACTGGAACGTTTCGATCCGGATAAAAGCGACAGCCTTAAAGTGTTTATCAGCCTCTCACAGATACGGGACAAACTTCGCGTATACTTTCCCGATTCCGGCGACGAAGTGCGTCTTATTCGTGATCTGGACAAGCACATTTCTGCACTGGAACGCCTTAAATATATCCGTACGGTATCTGCTGAGCTGAAAAGCGATGATCCCCGCTTCGAGATCCTTCCCATAATGAAAGCCAGAGTGACTCCGGAGTTCATAGATGAGTTCAAGGCAAAACTCACCGATGGAGAAAAGTAA
- a CDS encoding GNAT family N-acetyltransferase produces the protein MDFQIDKTITLRELHATDAGDIFRTIDRQREYLGRWLPFVETTIRLEDSRAFVSSVVDAPEDRFEHVFSIRDTDTFIGLVGFKDTDRQNKKTEIGYWLSEDRQGRGIVTRAVKRLCKFAFSELGMNRIQIKCAVGNEGSKRIPLRLGFTLEGVERDGELLSGGVYTDLEIYSLLKRDVSGD, from the coding sequence ATGGATTTTCAGATAGATAAAACCATTACCCTGCGGGAATTACACGCCACCGATGCCGGGGATATTTTCCGTACCATCGACAGACAGAGGGAGTATCTTGGCAGGTGGCTGCCCTTTGTGGAAACAACAATACGCCTAGAAGACTCCCGGGCGTTTGTTTCTTCCGTTGTGGATGCCCCTGAGGATCGTTTCGAGCATGTTTTTTCGATTCGAGATACGGATACCTTCATCGGGCTTGTCGGTTTCAAGGATACCGACAGACAGAATAAAAAGACCGAGATAGGCTACTGGCTGTCGGAAGACCGGCAGGGGCGGGGGATCGTGACCCGGGCGGTGAAGCGGCTCTGCAAGTTTGCCTTCAGCGAGCTGGGAATGAACCGGATACAGATAAAGTGCGCCGTTGGAAACGAAGGGAGCAAAAGGATTCCACTGCGTCTTGGCTTTACCCTGGAAGGAGTTGAACGGGACGGGGAGCTTCTTTCCGGCGGGGTCTATACGGATCTGGAGATCTACAGTCTTCTGAAAAGGGATGTTTCAGGGGATTAA
- a CDS encoding DUF3375 domain-containing protein, translating into MYSIRSSEEDQTPLDYFGLHRLFDDQPLLRLFRRQNPALVIAVLYELFKKKERLIVSYQDAVLETGLFLDDIAEPDSEKIDSMEKAEKLIQEWCRHDNRFLRRYLDQSGEPVLELTPYTERAIRLIEDMSRVSYVATESRFTDILHRLRRLSRESIADPEEKIAELKKEQAELQAEIDLIQEHGEVDSLDKRQMGEQLFELSRSARDLIADFSSVEENFRGILNRIYKEEVEYSSSRGQILKAALNAADELHNTPQGKSFDAFWNFLVTDYGRDEINTLVEKIFAYVTQRGMETGDTFLLRLKSLLLNAGKRIIDSNRRLTERLNRIIVGPEAERSRVLLDKINEIKTIVLNLNGDLPDEDSFMLIETDPEIYLPMERPLSVLQEETDFSPPEEPELDSPDLSPLANLFYIDYGLLENNIARELDRRTSVSLDYLLSTYPPEKGLAEIIAYLDIASRSPHNRILETGFSFIYSFDGITRNIHIPRVLFSNEGTDHG; encoded by the coding sequence ATGTATTCAATCAGAAGCTCCGAAGAAGATCAGACCCCATTGGACTACTTCGGTCTCCACCGGTTGTTCGATGACCAACCATTATTACGCCTATTCCGGAGGCAAAATCCGGCACTGGTTATCGCAGTCCTGTATGAGCTGTTCAAGAAAAAGGAAAGGCTTATCGTCAGCTATCAAGATGCTGTGCTGGAGACAGGCCTCTTTCTCGATGATATAGCCGAACCTGATTCAGAGAAGATAGATTCCATGGAAAAGGCGGAAAAACTGATTCAGGAATGGTGTCGTCACGATAACCGCTTCCTGCGCCGTTACCTGGATCAGTCGGGAGAACCGGTCCTGGAACTGACTCCTTATACGGAACGGGCGATACGCCTGATCGAAGATATGAGTCGAGTCAGCTATGTAGCTACTGAATCACGCTTCACCGACATTCTTCATCGTCTGCGCCGTCTTTCCCGGGAGTCAATAGCCGATCCCGAGGAGAAGATCGCCGAATTGAAGAAAGAACAAGCAGAACTCCAGGCAGAAATAGACTTGATTCAAGAACATGGCGAGGTTGATTCTCTGGATAAACGGCAAATGGGTGAACAACTCTTTGAGCTTTCCAGAAGCGCCCGTGATCTGATCGCCGATTTCTCCAGCGTTGAAGAAAACTTCCGGGGAATACTGAACCGTATTTATAAAGAGGAGGTGGAATACAGCTCCTCCAGGGGACAAATCCTGAAGGCCGCACTTAATGCTGCAGACGAACTGCACAATACTCCTCAGGGAAAAAGTTTCGATGCGTTCTGGAATTTCCTTGTAACCGATTACGGCAGGGACGAGATAAACACACTGGTAGAAAAGATCTTCGCTTACGTAACCCAGCGGGGAATGGAGACCGGCGATACCTTTCTGCTGCGCCTTAAATCACTCCTGCTGAATGCAGGTAAGCGCATTATAGACTCCAACCGTCGCTTGACGGAGCGGCTAAACCGCATAATAGTCGGACCTGAGGCTGAACGTTCCCGGGTTCTTCTTGATAAGATAAACGAAATCAAGACAATAGTGCTTAATCTGAACGGCGACCTGCCGGATGAAGACTCATTTATGCTCATCGAGACTGATCCGGAGATTTACCTGCCCATGGAGCGTCCTCTTTCCGTTCTTCAGGAAGAAACCGATTTCAGTCCTCCTGAAGAACCCGAGCTAGATTCTCCGGACCTTTCACCTCTGGCAAATCTTTTTTACATTGATTACGGCCTGCTGGAAAACAACATCGCCAGAGAGCTTGACCGCAGAACATCAGTTTCTCTGGATTATCTGCTTTCAACGTATCCTCCCGAAAAGGGGCTTGCTGAAATTATCGCGTATCTGGATATTGCAAGCCGCAGTCCGCACAACAGGATCCTGGAGACCGGGTTTTCGTTCATCTACAGCTTTGACGGAATAACCCGGAATATACATATACCCCGGGTCCTTTTCTCAAACGAAGGAACAGATCATGGCTGA
- a CDS encoding ATP-binding protein, giving the protein MEMLFPEQIIDSGFRLAYLEIYNWGGFHERIWRIKPDCESILITGANGSGKTTLADALVTLLVPPVRRHYNQSSGSERKRDRTEETYVLGAYGSIRNDDAGRSAVSNLRDKSCYSILVAGFSNNLNNASFCLAQIRWFSASGLQREYITADAPLHIQEHLQPLDAKREYRKRLGSIPGIAWHDSFAKYQQYLIRALGLRSEKALNLFSQIVGVKQIENLNVFIRTHMIEEPGMEEDFHKLKGNYQDLLQTHNKIEMAEKQLEFLTEIKENGEKYRTIQKEREQLHSISQGIPFFFAARIQEKAEEFHAEQSSLLERHLSEKGRIEQEKEKTARELESVNTAIARDSTSGRLREIENNLSGARERIQELKKRHSQYIRCSESLGLPAPVSADVFNTNRSTVQTLIKKKENQVKEAERDLRNIERKQEDQESISSELEKEIKSLRDRRSNIPSKVLHLRRQLCDALEAAPAELPFAGELIQIREDERRWEQAAEKLLHSFALSVLVPEGLYQQATTYINSTDLKGRLIYYRIPDSRSKFQSGTREELFTPEPATLPAKLEVRPDTPFSSWLASTLLDRFDYLCTDDLKEFSHTTYAVTSRGLVKGRRKHEKDDRPGRWDRDRYVLGWDNSRKIAFLQEQHRNTGAILEELKKSVNKSQQTIAGLRDRIESGRTIVALEQYSEIDWAELAERIGDLEAQKTSLLQSADALRALEAKKGELEEARRKMEEKRDNLLEDIALCKQKISSLKEQIKTSLALLEELDETQRSELDSVSPFIEKLLTRKKTEGFDPIERIKSQQIAVMEENRSNIENTVKKIDKVSRDLINAMNRFLFPGAELARSFPGWSSDTHHLSANPDFLDDFISVHDRIQKDDLPKYKKDFRKFMNERMFENIISFSNTLDLTEKKIKEDIGNLNRSLISVRYSRLPETYIRLDTRAARDVSVQEFRALLRSSMGNARQTGSGGENSEVELEASFIRIQELISKLSEDDTWRKKVLDVRNWLEFGAIELYRDNDEQKQYYEDSMSLSGGEKAKLAYTILASAVAYQYGLNREQHEQTGRSFRFIIVDEIFSKVDPENSEFAMDLFKTMGLQLMIITPLDRINIVEKHIGSVCFIEKQKEYAVPHHLSIENYREMQAMNQ; this is encoded by the coding sequence ATGGAGATGCTGTTTCCTGAACAGATTATCGACAGCGGGTTCCGGCTGGCGTATCTCGAGATCTATAACTGGGGCGGATTTCACGAAAGAATATGGCGGATCAAACCAGACTGCGAATCCATCCTGATTACGGGGGCGAACGGTTCGGGAAAGACGACCCTGGCGGATGCCCTTGTTACACTCCTGGTTCCCCCGGTCAGACGCCATTACAACCAGTCCTCCGGAAGCGAACGTAAACGGGACCGTACCGAAGAGACCTATGTACTTGGAGCCTACGGAAGTATTCGCAACGATGATGCCGGCCGTTCCGCCGTCTCAAATCTGCGGGATAAAAGCTGCTACTCCATTCTGGTAGCGGGATTCAGCAACAATCTAAACAATGCTTCTTTTTGCCTTGCCCAGATCCGCTGGTTTTCCGCTTCGGGACTACAACGGGAATATATTACCGCCGACGCCCCCTTGCATATTCAGGAGCATTTACAGCCCCTGGACGCAAAAAGAGAATACCGTAAACGTCTGGGCAGTATCCCGGGAATCGCCTGGCACGACAGTTTCGCAAAATATCAGCAGTACCTTATCCGGGCTCTTGGACTCCGCTCCGAGAAAGCACTGAACCTCTTTTCCCAGATAGTCGGTGTAAAACAGATCGAAAACCTGAATGTTTTTATCCGTACCCACATGATAGAAGAGCCGGGAATGGAGGAGGATTTTCATAAACTCAAAGGTAATTATCAGGACCTGCTGCAAACCCACAACAAGATTGAGATGGCGGAAAAGCAGCTGGAATTCCTGACCGAAATAAAGGAAAACGGTGAAAAATACCGCACCATTCAGAAGGAGCGGGAACAGCTGCATAGCATCAGCCAGGGGATACCTTTCTTCTTTGCCGCACGTATTCAGGAAAAAGCCGAAGAATTTCACGCTGAGCAATCGTCTCTGCTGGAAAGGCATCTGTCGGAAAAAGGACGGATTGAACAGGAAAAGGAAAAAACAGCGCGTGAACTGGAATCAGTAAACACTGCTATCGCCCGGGATTCGACTTCCGGCAGACTCAGGGAAATCGAAAACAACCTTTCGGGAGCACGGGAACGGATACAGGAGCTCAAAAAACGTCATTCCCAATATATAAGATGCTCTGAGTCCCTGGGCCTGCCCGCCCCGGTATCCGCAGATGTCTTCAACACAAACAGAAGCACGGTACAAACGCTGATCAAAAAGAAGGAAAATCAGGTTAAAGAGGCGGAAAGAGACCTTCGTAACATCGAACGGAAGCAGGAAGACCAGGAAAGCATCTCCTCAGAACTGGAAAAAGAGATTAAATCCCTCCGGGATCGACGATCGAACATCCCTTCAAAAGTCCTCCATCTGCGAAGGCAACTGTGTGACGCTCTTGAAGCAGCCCCTGCAGAACTCCCCTTTGCAGGAGAGCTTATACAAATACGGGAGGATGAAAGGCGCTGGGAACAAGCAGCGGAGAAACTGCTGCACAGCTTCGCCCTTAGTGTCCTGGTGCCCGAAGGCCTGTATCAGCAGGCGACTACCTACATCAATTCAACCGATCTTAAAGGCAGACTGATCTACTACCGGATACCCGATAGCCGGAGTAAATTCCAAAGCGGTACCAGAGAAGAACTTTTTACCCCGGAACCTGCAACCCTGCCTGCAAAACTGGAAGTACGCCCGGACACCCCATTCTCTTCCTGGCTGGCATCCACGCTCCTTGACCGCTTTGACTACCTGTGCACCGATGATCTTAAAGAGTTTTCCCACACAACCTATGCTGTTACTTCCCGGGGGTTGGTTAAGGGCAGGCGAAAACATGAAAAAGACGATCGTCCGGGACGATGGGACAGAGACCGCTATGTTCTCGGTTGGGACAACAGCCGGAAGATCGCCTTCCTGCAGGAACAACACCGGAATACAGGTGCGATTCTGGAAGAACTGAAGAAATCCGTCAACAAATCCCAGCAGACAATTGCAGGACTGAGGGACAGAATAGAATCCGGAAGAACAATTGTCGCCTTGGAACAGTACAGTGAAATTGACTGGGCGGAGCTTGCCGAAAGAATCGGCGATCTGGAGGCCCAGAAAACGTCCCTGCTGCAGAGCGCGGACGCGCTGAGGGCTTTGGAAGCAAAGAAAGGGGAACTGGAAGAAGCCCGCAGAAAAATGGAAGAAAAACGCGACAATCTTCTTGAAGATATAGCCCTATGCAAGCAGAAAATCAGCAGTCTGAAGGAACAGATAAAAACCAGCCTGGCGCTGCTGGAAGAACTCGATGAAACTCAGCGGTCAGAACTCGACAGTGTTTCCCCGTTTATAGAAAAACTGCTCACCCGTAAGAAAACGGAAGGCTTCGACCCTATTGAAAGGATTAAATCACAGCAGATAGCTGTAATGGAGGAGAACCGCTCCAACATCGAGAACACCGTAAAGAAGATCGACAAGGTCAGCCGGGACCTGATTAATGCCATGAACCGGTTTCTATTCCCCGGAGCTGAACTGGCAAGGAGTTTTCCCGGGTGGTCCTCGGATACGCATCATCTCTCCGCCAACCCGGATTTTCTTGATGATTTTATTTCGGTCCACGACAGAATACAAAAGGACGACCTGCCAAAATACAAAAAAGACTTTCGCAAGTTCATGAATGAGCGAATGTTCGAAAACATCATTTCCTTCAGCAATACCCTTGATCTTACCGAGAAAAAGATCAAGGAAGATATCGGAAACCTCAATCGCTCTCTGATTTCGGTCAGATATTCCAGACTGCCGGAAACCTACATACGCCTTGATACCAGGGCCGCCCGGGATGTGTCCGTTCAGGAGTTTCGTGCCCTTTTGAGAAGCTCCATGGGAAACGCCAGGCAAACCGGAAGTGGCGGAGAAAACAGTGAAGTTGAGCTGGAAGCCTCCTTTATACGGATACAGGAACTTATTTCGAAACTCTCCGAGGACGATACCTGGCGAAAGAAAGTTCTGGATGTACGCAACTGGCTTGAGTTCGGCGCAATAGAATTGTACCGGGACAACGATGAGCAGAAACAGTACTACGAGGATTCCATGAGCCTTTCCGGTGGAGAAAAGGCCAAACTTGCCTATACGATCCTCGCTTCCGCCGTAGCCTATCAATACGGACTTAACCGTGAACAGCACGAGCAGACAGGTCGCTCCTTCCGCTTTATTATTGTGGATGAAATATTTTCCAAGGTCGATCCGGAGAATTCAGAATTCGCCATGGATCTGTTCAAAACCATGGGTCTACAGCTGATGATCATTACTCCCCTTGACAGGATCAACATAGTCGAAAAGCATATCGGATCAGTCTGTTTTATCGAGAAGCAGAAAGAGTATGCTGTGCCGCATCATCTGAGCATAGAGAACTACCGGGAAATGCAGGCCATGAATCAATGA
- a CDS encoding chemotaxis protein CheX encodes MKAEYANVFIRSAVHVFKKELNINMSRQSLIKKNAPIPGLPVCIILGITGHVRGQVVYSLDKSFAQDITHAMLPNKLPHELKKYINSAVGEIGNMITGQASIELAGQDKIINLTPPAVFTGDQMVVDFLEMPTVSLRLLSEMGMLEINIAIMEEVL; translated from the coding sequence ATGAAAGCAGAATATGCCAACGTTTTTATACGAAGCGCGGTACACGTATTCAAGAAAGAACTGAATATTAATATGTCCCGTCAATCCCTGATTAAAAAGAATGCTCCCATTCCCGGGCTGCCGGTCTGTATTATCCTTGGAATAACCGGTCATGTTCGCGGGCAGGTGGTCTATTCTCTGGATAAAAGTTTCGCCCAGGATATTACCCATGCCATGCTGCCGAACAAACTGCCCCATGAGCTGAAAAAGTATATTAACTCGGCGGTCGGAGAAATCGGAAATATGATCACCGGCCAGGCCAGTATTGAGTTGGCCGGTCAGGATAAGATCATAAATCTGACACCTCCGGCTGTTTTTACGGGAGATCAGATGGTGGTTGATTTTCTTGAGATGCCGACAGTTTCGCTCAGGCTCCTCTCTGAGATGGGGATGCTCGAAATCAATATTGCGATAATGGAGGAGGTGCTGTAA
- a CDS encoding YeeE/YedE thiosulfate transporter family protein: MVKDKAWSPYAAGIVIGLLQIPAFLIIGSALGASSSYVSVSAYIAGLIDPAIKEIGYFEKYMTSLSYLWQASMVVSIGIGAFISSRLSASRRPSYSPIWKTATGATLVQRLGMAFIGGFILLFGARWAGGCTLGHGISGVGQLAVSSMVVVVSMFLGGMAAANIMRRL, translated from the coding sequence ATGGTTAAAGACAAAGCATGGTCGCCCTATGCAGCCGGTATTGTAATCGGCTTGTTGCAGATTCCCGCGTTTCTGATCATCGGTTCAGCCCTTGGGGCTTCGTCTTCCTATGTATCCGTTTCAGCCTATATTGCGGGGCTGATAGATCCGGCGATCAAGGAGATCGGCTACTTCGAAAAATATATGACCTCCTTGAGCTATCTCTGGCAGGCAAGTATGGTTGTTTCCATCGGTATTGGCGCATTTATCTCTTCCCGTTTATCAGCAAGCCGGAGGCCGTCCTATTCACCGATATGGAAGACAGCGACAGGCGCGACACTGGTTCAGCGTCTGGGTATGGCCTTCATCGGTGGTTTTATCCTTCTTTTTGGTGCCCGTTGGGCGGGAGGCTGTACCCTGGGTCATGGTATTTCAGGAGTGGGTCAGTTGGCAGTATCTTCCATGGTTGTAGTGGTGAGTATGTTTCTGGGCGGTATGGCTGCAGCAAACATCATGCGGCGTTTGTAG